In the Armatimonadota bacterium genome, one interval contains:
- a CDS encoding type II toxin-antitoxin system Phd/YefM family antitoxin, which yields MEHRISATELARNLGDILNRVRYRGDAFVVERNGKRVARIIPLPGVPRTSVRDALAAWRAAGAPDAAYAGDLERISAADRVPEDEWSVRPGSS from the coding sequence ATGGAGCATAGGATCTCAGCCACTGAACTGGCACGGAATCTGGGCGATATTCTTAACAGAGTGCGCTACAGAGGGGATGCCTTCGTCGTGGAGCGGAACGGAAAGCGGGTGGCCCGGATCATCCCGCTACCCGGGGTGCCGCGCACATCTGTTAGAGACGCTCTCGCCGCATGGCGCGCCGCAGGCGCGCCCGACGCCGCGTATGCAGGGGACCTGGAGCGGATCAGCGCAGCAGACCGCGTTCCGGAGGACGAATGGAGCGTGCGCCCGGGCTCGTCATAG
- a CDS encoding HNH endonuclease — MKQGALEVYLPGDCRTGVANGGACESRGRSCGRLTAGGLAGPSLEVRRGVWERDGGRCGFVGEGGRCAEQDFLEFHHVVPHAAGGPATVDNIQLRCRAHNAYESEQAHRRLELPAEAWHDPTPDAYNGA; from the coding sequence GTGAAGCAGGGCGCCCTTGAGGTCTACCTACCAGGGGATTGCAGGACGGGTGTCGCGAACGGGGGAGCCTGCGAATCTCGCGGGCGGTCTTGCGGGCGTCTAACAGCGGGTGGTCTTGCGGGGCCTTCCTTAGAGGTCAGGCGCGGGGTCTGGGAGCGCGACGGCGGGCGCTGCGGCTTCGTGGGCGAGGGCGGCCGCTGCGCGGAGCAGGACTTCCTGGAGTTCCATCACGTGGTGCCCCACGCCGCGGGCGGGCCGGCCACCGTGGACAACATCCAGCTCCGCTGCCGCGCCCACAACGCCTACGAGTCCGAGCAGGCGCACCGCCGCCTCGAGCTGCCGGCCGAGGCCTGGCACGACCCTACGCCGGACGCCTACAACGGTGCCTGA
- a CDS encoding type II toxin-antitoxin system VapC family toxin, whose translation MERAPGLVIDTSALVAVERGSAPWEDALTARVPIVEFGPEIAERWAELFATLSRLGRMIPANDLAVAATALHLGFGVLAGPQGDAHFRAVPDLRVLTLQAS comes from the coding sequence ATGGAGCGTGCGCCCGGGCTCGTCATAGACACCAGCGCGCTGGTGGCCGTCGAGCGCGGATCAGCGCCCTGGGAGGACGCTCTCACCGCGCGGGTCCCGATCGTCGAGTTCGGCCCCGAGATCGCTGAGCGCTGGGCAGAGCTGTTCGCGACGTTGAGCCGCCTGGGCCGTATGATCCCGGCCAACGACCTGGCCGTCGCCGCGACCGCGCTGCATCTGGGCTTCGGTGTCCTGGCAGGGCCGCAAGGTGACGCCCACTTCCGCGCCGTACCCGACCTGCGGGTCCTGACCCTGCAGGCCTCCTAG
- a CDS encoding DUF2283 domain-containing protein: MKVTYDPEADVLYILLREDAREADTEEIREGVTVACDEHGRVVSLEYIGAAADGLVTDGTVRVAVVNYPGHARARA; encoded by the coding sequence ATCCTGAGGCCGATGTCTTGTACATTCTTCTCCGCGAGGATGCCCGGGAGGCGGATACCGAGGAAATCCGGGAGGGGGTAACCGTTGCCTGTGACGAGCACGGGCGCGTTGTCTCACTCGAGTACATCGGTGCCGCGGCGGATGGCCTCGTCACAGATGGCACGGTCAGGGTGGCTGTCGTCAACTATCCCGGCCACGCGAGAGCGAGAGCATAG